From the genome of Triticum aestivum cultivar Chinese Spring chromosome 3B, IWGSC CS RefSeq v2.1, whole genome shotgun sequence, one region includes:
- the LOC123071221 gene encoding uncharacterized protein, whose amino-acid sequence MALLTNVSVDRMEQLNEGFAPGLDVLQQTLHTIKKLVEAAEEWPPFVANARYTMEENQSLTLQLQELTEKLDKESNAKALVEEELDKERKAKALVEEEVRKAKATYKQQRDVQP is encoded by the exons ATGGCGCTGCTAACCAATGTTTCTGTGGATCGAATGGAACAGCTCAATGAGGGTTTTGCCCCTGGATTGGACGTGCTTCAGCAAACTCTGCACACC ATCAAGAAGCTCGTTGAAGCGGCAGAAGAGTGGCCGCCGTTCGTTGCTAATGCCCGATACACCATGGAGGAGAACCAGAGCCTGACATTACAGCTCCAAGAGCTGACGGAGAAGCTTGACAAGGAGAGCAATGCCAAGGCTCTTGTGGAGGAGGAGCTGGACAAGGAGAGGAAGGCCAAGGCTCTTGTGGAGGAGGAGGTTAGGAAGGCCAAGGCCACGTACAAGCAGCAGAGAGATGTACAGCCATAG
- the LOC123071220 gene encoding N-terminal kinase-like protein, translated as MFKFLKDVVAGSGSGLKDFPYTIGEPHASAWGSWTHHRGASKDDGSPVSIFSLSGSNPQDRHMVAGRNGVKRLRTVRHPNILSFLHSTEAEVPDGPAIKHTIYIVTEPVTPLSEKIKELNLGGTQRDEYFAWGLHQISKAVSFLNNDCKLVHGNVCLASVVVTQTLDWKLHAFDVLSEFDANNEIASSPMLQFEWLVGAQYKPLELTKSDWASIRKSPPWAIDSWGLGCLIHELFSGGKLSRTEDLRNIASIPKSLLPDYQKLLSSTPSRRMNPSKLIDNSEFFQNKLVETIQFMEVLNLKDSVEKDSFFRKLPNIAEQLPREIVLKKLLPVLASALEFGSAAAPALTVLLKMGSWLPADQFSTKVLPTIVKLFASNDRAIRVSLLQHIDQFGESLASQTVDEQVFPHVATGFSDTSSLLRELTLKSMLVLAPKLSQRTISGSLLKYLSKLQVDEEPAIRTNTTILLGNISTYMNDGTRKRVLINAFTVRALRDTFPPARAAGIMALSVTSSYYEMTEIATRILPNIVVLTFDPDSDVRTKAFQATDQFLQIAKQHHEKLNTGDNRAAEGTGVQLKPGNASLLGWAMSSITQKGKPSDHGPVSTANASNSQVSAPPSTTSDTHSAPAAYAPAATSNSFDQTAPASASSSMDGWGELENGNQEENGSDNEGWDDVDPFEEKSPPSLLSNIQAAQKRPVVQPKQPIPSSSRPNQPAAPKAEEDALWGPTAVPALKIAPKSAGIKPSVSHNDDDDLWGSIAAPQPKSSGKALKPAAANNDDLWGAIAAPPPATKARPLASSGRGRGAKPAQPKLGAQRIGRTSSTGM; from the exons ATGTTCAAGTTCCTCAAGGACGTGGTCGCGGGATCCGGATCgggcctcaaggacttcccctacaCCATCGGCGAGCCCCACGCCTCCGCCTGGGGCTCCTGGACGCACCACCGCGGCGCCTCCAAG GATGATGGATCGCCTGTGTCTATTTTCTCACTGTCAGGGAGCAACCCTCAGGACAGGCACATGGTTGCTGGCCGTAATGGTGTTAAGAGATTACGAACG GTACGCCATCCAAATATATTATCCTTTCTTCACAGTACAGAAGCAGAAGTTCCTGATGGACCTGCTATAaaacacacaatatatatagtCACAGAGCCAGTTACACCACTTTCTGAAAAGATCAAAGAGCTGAACCTGGGAGGTACACAGAG AGATGAGTATTTTGCTTGGGGTCTTCACCAGATATCAAAAGCTGTGAGCTTTCTCAACAATGATTGCAAGCTC GTTCATGGAAATGTGTGCTTGGCTAGTGTAGTTGTTACTCAAACTCTGGACTGGAAGCTTCATGCTTTTGATGTTCTCTCAGAATTTGATGCCAATAACGAAATCGCTAGTAGCCCTATGTTG CAATTTGAATGGTTAGTTGGAGCACAGTACAAGCCACTGGAGCTGACAAAGTCAGATTGGGCTTCTATTAGAAAATCACCTCCGTGGGCAATTGATTCATGGGGATTGG GGTGTTTAATTCATGAGCTCTTTTCTGGTGGAAAGTTGAGCAGGACAGAGGACCTTCGCAACATTGCTTCAATCCCAAAG TCTCTGCTTCCAGATTACCAGAAGCTCTTAAGTTCTACACCTTCTCGTAGAATGAATCCTTCAAAACTTATTGACAACAGCG AGTTTTTCCAGAACAAGTTGGTAGAGACCATCCAGTTCATGGAAGTTCTTAATTTAAAGGACAGTGTTGAGAAAGATAGCTTTTTCCGGAAACTCCCAAATATAGCAGAACAACTTCCCCGTGAGATAGTTCTGAAAAAG TTGCTCCCTGTATTGGCATCTGCTCTTGAATTTGGTTCTGCTGCTGCTCCAGCCTTGACTGTTCTGTTAAAGATGGGTTCCTGGCTTCCAGCTGATCAGTTTAGTACTAAG GTTTTGCCAACTATTGTGAAGCTTTTTGCCTCGAATGACCGAGCTATCCGAGTTAGTCTTTTGCAGCACATAGATCAGTTTGGAGAGTCATTGGCATCTCAAACAGTTGATGAACAA GTTTTTCCTCATGTTGCCACTGGGTTCTCTGATACTTCTTCTTTGCTCCGTGAACTGACACTGAAGTCGATGCTTGTATTGGCACCAAAA TTATCTCAGCGTACAATCTCAGGATCTCTCTTGAAGTATCTCTCTAAGCTTCAG GTGGATGAAGAACCTGCAATCCGGACAAACACTACAATTCTTCTTGGGAATATTTCAACTTACATGAATGATGGG ACTAGGAAACGAGTATTGATCAATGCATTCACAGTCCGTGCATTACGTGATACCTTCCCGCCTGCTCGAGCAGCTG GAATCATGGCACTGAGTGTCACTAGTTCATACTACGAAATGACAGAGATTGCAACCCGTATACTGCCTAACATTGTTGTCCTTACATTTGACCCAGACAG TGATGTGAGGACCAAGGCTTTCCAGGCTACTGACCAATTCTTGCAAATAGCAAAACAACATCATGAAAAG CTTAACACAGGAGACAACAGGGCAGCCGAAGGTACTGGTGTTCAGTTAAAGCCTGGAAATGCTAGTTTACTTGG GTGGGCCATGAGTTCTATTACTCAGAAGGGAAAACCTTCCGACCATGGTCCAGTATCTACTGCAAATGCCAGTAACTCTCAAGTTTCAGCACCCCCAAGTACCACATCAG ATACTCACTCTGCCCCAGCAGCATATGCCCCAGCAGCCACTTCCAACTCTTTTGATCAAACTGCACCAGCATCAGCAAGCTCATCTATGGATGGATGGGGTGAGCTCGAGAACGGCAACCAGGAAGAGAATGGTAGTGATAACGAAGGATGGGATGATGTAGATCCATTTGAAGAAAAGTCACCGCCATCTCTTCTTTCTAACATACAAGCTGCCCAGAAACGTCCGGTGGTGCAACCGAAGCAACCAA TTCCAAGTTCATCAAGACCAAATCAGCCAGCGGCACCAAAAGCAGAGGAGGATGCTCTATGGGGCCCTACGGCTGTTCCAGCACTCAAAATCGCACCGAAGTCTGCAGGCATCAAACCCTCGGTATCgcacaatgatgatgatgatctctgggGTTCAATAGCTGCACCTCAGCCGAAATCATCTGGGAAGGCTTTGAAACCAGCAGCAGCGAATAATGACGACCTATGGGGTGCCATTGCAGCACCCCCGCCGGCAACCAAAGCTAGGCCTCTGGCATCATCCGGTAGGGGCCGAGGAGCAAAGCCAGCACAACCGAAACTTGGTGCTCAAAGAATAGGAAGGACCTCCTCAACTGGCATGTAG